Part of the Halobacteriovorax vibrionivorans genome, CTTACCAGGCTCGTCTAAACTAAGAGGGTTGCTATTTTTCTTTTTATCGTCTTCATCTTCTGTATCGACAAATGTATCTTCATTAAAAGTTGGAAAAGAGTAAACGATAATATCAGGCATTATACGCGTTATATTTTTAAATTCAGAATCAAACTTTTCATTTATTCTAAATACAAAATCATAAGTATCTGGATGCTTCTTATTGTCTTCAAAATAACTCATATCAGGATCAACCATAAGAAGCTTGGTTCTTTTTCTTGATCCATAAGAGGCATTTTCATTTACCCATTTCTTTAGGCTCTTACCAAGTTTTAATTTCTTATTGAGTTCATCTTCACTAAGATCTTCGACATTTAAGCTGAAGCTTCCATCTTCTTTCTTTGCTGGATCGACATATAAATACTCTAGATCAAGCCAGTATCTAGAACCATAGTAGATATCTTCACTACCAGATTTTAAAACAGAAAAATACTTCGTTGCCATATGATCTGAAGGTAGATGATGTTCCACTTCGATGAGCTTTCCGGATTCAATCTTATTTGCCGTTTCAACGTGCATTGAACTAAGGCCATAATAACCAACTCGAGCAATTTCTTTCAATTTAATTGGAGCAGGCTTTTCCAAGGCACCCATGGCAAACTCTTCAGACTCTGCTATTTCTGGAAATTTAAACATAAAAGGGTGATACACAATATCGTGAGTTTCAACACCTTTAACAAAAACAAAATCAAGATGATCTGATATGAGATTCATAACTTCTTTAACATTAGTTACGAGAGCAACAACTGGAACCATTGAAAAGAAATTGATTTTCTTTAAGAGCCTAGCAAGATCTATACTTGCCTTGTCATTTTCCTTGATATCAATATAGACAACATTTGGAGCAAATTTGAAAAGTTCATAAATTGAGTGATTAACATTACTTTCATCGACTTTTAGATCGATAAAATCAAATTGCTCTTTGTGGTAAGTATTGATAAATCGCTTCTTTAGGTCATCCCAGTAACCTAAATCATGGCCAAAGTAAGCGATTTTTTTAGACATTTATAACTCCAACAAAGACTTATTTAGTCTATTTTAGCATAAATTCATTTATCTATGTTAAATATTTGAAATTGTTGAAAGTTAAATTACCTACACTTCAAAGTCGTCATAATCCTGACCATAATACTCGTCAAATTCCTTAGTAAAGAACCTACGAACAAAGTATTGGCCAACACGAATTGTTGAAATAAAGCCAAAATTTTCCAGCTTCAATATTGACTGGTGAATTTCATCAAGTGAAATATTTAGCTTTTCAACAACCTCAGACATAGACATAAGTTGTGAGATACCATGAAGACGATATGGATTAGTCTTTGACCAAACCTTGCGGTACAGGTACATGAGGATCACAATCTCAACTCGTGATAAACGGTAATTTACAAGAATATCGTCAAAGAAAACTTCTGGAATATCAGAAAACGTAGGAACAGGAAACGAATTCGCATCAAGCTTCGTCTCATTTACATCTCGATTCTTATGAGTTGCAATAATTGAATGAATGTCAACCATATTACCCCCACCGAAGTATTTTCCTTCTTCTATTATCTCATATATTAAGATTGAAAATCTAGTGGTATCTTATTTAGGCAAAAAGTGCCGAAGCCTTAGACGAATAGCTCTTAAATGTACTAATTCGTTCATCTTTTGACCTGGCAGAATCTAAGCTCTTATCTAGTTCAACTTTTAAGTCATAATACTTAAAACGATCATCCACTTTAATTTTAGAAAGGGCCTCTAAGAATTCTAGAGCATCCTTTTCTAAGATTGCTTTCTTTAAGCGGCAGAGATTTGCATAACGAGATCTTTTCATAGAAAGAAACTTAAATGGCCCTTCTTCTACTATGCCTAGGTCAAAAAGCAGAACCTCTTCATAAGAGTTTGTCTCTGATAGCAACGATTGATTTTTAAAGTCTTTAATTGGCACAAGCTCACTAACAAGAGCGATATTGTAAGTAGAAACAACTTTGACGAGATTATCGACAAAAGTCGCTGATGACTTACACTTTCTTATCTCATACTGAAAATAATATTGCGTAAGTTTTGATAGATTAAAGCGTTTATATGAATCACTTAACTGTAATTTAAAACCAGTGTTTACACTGAAACGAATTGCACGAAGAAGCCTTACTGGATCTTTAAAGAAATCATCATTTATATGTGAACATACCTTATTTGAAATTTCATCAAGGCCATTATATGGATCCACAATCGTTGCGCTTAATTCCTCTTTTAAATTAAACTCTAGTCCAATAGCATTGATACGAAGGTCGCGTCTTTTAAAAGATTCAAGATAACTTAGTGTTGAATCAAAATGAGGTGTAAAATTCTTATGAGATAGTCCTCCATCAAACTCTTCAATTCGAGGTGAAGACAATTCAATTTCATATTCAGGAAGTTGTATTCTAATGACACCCATGCCGATATACTCGGCCGAAGGAAAGCTAGATTTCAAGAAATCAATCCACTCCTCACCTTGCATATTATTAATATGTCTTATTTCAAAATCAAAATCGAGACTCTCCTTACCAATGGCCCAGTCTCTAACAAAACCACCTACTAAGCAGAAGCGAAAACCTTTGCGATAATTCTCTTTAATGAACTCTCTTATTGATGCTGGAATATTATTAACATCAAATTCTTTCATGATTAAAGAAATGGATTCTGTTCTTTTGTTAGCATCTCTATTGTCTTTCTGATTCTAACAAGATCCGTAGCATCCTTGTGATATACAATATAGAAACGGTCATGGGACACTTCAAAGGCCTTACCCAATGTTTCGATATCATCTTTATAATGCCAACGCTTTAGAACGTGATTTGGAACCACAGCAACTCCTAGTCCATTTTTTACGGCCTGGAGCATATTTCCATGTGAGTTAACAGAAAAACGAGTATTTACTTTCTTAGGCTTTTTTCCATACTTAGCAAGACACCAATTTTGATAGAGCTTATCACCTTGTTCAAATAATACAGTAGGCATTC contains:
- a CDS encoding tRNA nucleotidyltransferase/poly(A) polymerase family protein, coding for MKEFDVNNIPASIREFIKENYRKGFRFCLVGGFVRDWAIGKESLDFDFEIRHINNMQGEEWIDFLKSSFPSAEYIGMGVIRIQLPEYEIELSSPRIEEFDGGLSHKNFTPHFDSTLSYLESFKRRDLRINAIGLEFNLKEELSATIVDPYNGLDEISNKVCSHINDDFFKDPVRLLRAIRFSVNTGFKLQLSDSYKRFNLSKLTQYYFQYEIRKCKSSATFVDNLVKVVSTYNIALVSELVPIKDFKNQSLLSETNSYEEVLLFDLGIVEEGPFKFLSMKRSRYANLCRLKKAILEKDALEFLEALSKIKVDDRFKYYDLKVELDKSLDSARSKDERISTFKSYSSKASALFA